A DNA window from Anaerocolumna sp. AGMB13020 contains the following coding sequences:
- a CDS encoding vWA domain-containing protein — MENNQKVFKFILGIALVFVIVLVIVGALSGNSKKEEKSDSAFKTYSEKDLTAKLDYLTQSINVTTSTPRKASVELTPPSLYDELPEIDKYPLTVTGTGDIDIEIFSSPEKAGADKDGWLIETAEDFNKENIKIDGKTISVSVRNVSSGQGADYIISGKYLPEAYTPSSKLWGELVASQGGKVEVAADRLLGNVAGILISKDAKARLEQTYGKADFSTVVKAVVDNNLIMGYTNPLASATGLNFLLSTLHNFDSNDMLSNTAKEGFTKFQNNIPYVAYTTMQMRDSASSGKLEGMIMEYQTYINDKELSKFEFIPFGIRHDNPLYAVGKLSDGKKAAIKEFVKYATGSKAQKLAAEYGFNGNNEYAGESYDTTGRGILEAQKLWKENKDGGKDIIAVFVADTSGSMDGDPLLQLKKSLINGAEYIKDNNSIGLVSYSSDVVVEVPIAKFDLNQRAYFQGAVEDLQATGGTASYDGITVGVNMLLEAKKSNPNAKLMLFLLSDGATNEGNSLDYVSPVIKESGIPIYTIGYNADIEALKTISDINEASSINADSDDVIYKIKSLFNAQM, encoded by the coding sequence ATGGAAAATAATCAAAAAGTATTCAAATTTATTTTAGGCATTGCTCTTGTTTTTGTCATAGTTCTGGTGATAGTTGGAGCACTTAGCGGAAACAGCAAGAAGGAAGAGAAGAGTGACAGTGCGTTTAAAACCTATTCAGAGAAGGACTTAACTGCTAAGCTTGATTACCTGACTCAAAGTATTAATGTCACTACCTCCACTCCAAGAAAAGCTTCAGTGGAACTTACACCACCCAGTTTATATGACGAATTGCCGGAAATTGATAAATATCCCTTAACCGTAACCGGGACAGGAGATATCGATATTGAGATCTTCTCCAGTCCGGAAAAGGCAGGAGCTGACAAAGACGGCTGGCTGATCGAAACAGCTGAGGATTTTAATAAAGAAAACATCAAGATAGATGGAAAGACAATATCGGTATCTGTCAGAAATGTATCCTCCGGCCAGGGAGCAGATTATATTATCTCCGGTAAGTATCTTCCGGAGGCTTATACACCTTCTTCCAAGCTATGGGGAGAACTCGTAGCCTCACAGGGCGGGAAAGTTGAGGTTGCTGCAGACAGGCTGCTTGGCAATGTAGCCGGAATACTAATCAGCAAAGACGCCAAAGCCAGACTGGAGCAAACCTACGGGAAAGCAGATTTTAGTACTGTTGTAAAAGCGGTAGTGGATAACAACCTGATCATGGGTTATACCAATCCTCTGGCAAGTGCTACAGGCCTTAATTTCTTATTAAGCACCCTGCACAATTTTGATTCCAATGATATGTTAAGCAATACAGCCAAAGAAGGATTTACGAAGTTTCAGAATAATATACCGTATGTAGCGTATACCACCATGCAGATGCGAGACAGTGCTTCCTCCGGTAAGCTGGAGGGTATGATCATGGAATATCAGACCTATATCAATGACAAAGAGCTATCCAAATTTGAATTTATTCCCTTTGGTATAAGACATGATAATCCACTTTATGCAGTAGGTAAGCTTTCTGATGGTAAAAAAGCCGCTATAAAGGAATTTGTAAAATATGCAACAGGAAGTAAAGCCCAGAAATTAGCGGCAGAATATGGTTTTAATGGAAACAATGAGTATGCCGGAGAGTCTTATGATACTACCGGAAGAGGTATTCTGGAAGCGCAGAAGCTTTGGAAAGAGAACAAAGACGGTGGAAAGGATATTATTGCCGTATTTGTAGCCGACACCAGCGGCAGTATGGACGGTGATCCTCTCTTACAGCTTAAGAAGAGTCTGATTAACGGAGCGGAGTATATTAAGGACAATAACAGCATAGGTCTTGTAAGCTATAGCTCTGATGTAGTGGTAGAAGTTCCTATCGCAAAGTTTGATTTAAATCAGCGAGCATATTTTCAGGGAGCGGTAGAGGACTTACAGGCAACAGGAGGAACTGCTTCCTATGATGGTATAACCGTTGGTGTCAATATGCTGCTGGAGGCAAAGAAAAGTAATCCAAATGCCAAGCTCATGCTGTTTCTTTTAAGTGATGGAGCCACCAATGAAGGAAACTCACTTGATTATGTATCTCCGGTAATTAAAGAATCCGGAATTCCCATCTATACCATAGGTTACAACGCTGACATTGAAGCTCTTAAAACAATTTCTGATATAAATGAAGCTTCCAGTATCAATGCGGATTCAGATGATGTTATCTATAAGATTAAAAGTTTGTTCAATGCACAGATGTAG
- a CDS encoding polysaccharide biosynthesis protein, which yields MKRFIADRKLFIRRLFLIILDALFINLASFLALMIRFDFRISQVPTNYSEAVLSYVFINTLLTIGIFAVFRLYNSLWKYAGIDELTNILFACVTAGAVQLTAMHFFLKVHVPRSFYPLSTLFLLLFVTLGRFFYRYVRRLSRRNFGVVKERIMVIGAGEAGSYIIREITSSVYINGSVVCAIDDDKNKLGSYIQGVKVVGDRTKILESVEKYEITNIIISIPSASQKTIRQILEVCKQTNCKLKILPGMYQLINEDISITKLRDVEIDDLLGRDPVKIDMDEVMGYVSGKVILVTGGGGSIGSELCRQLAGHKPKHLIILDIYENNAYSIEQELKNTHPELNLTVLIASVRNTKRIHMIMDRFRPEIIYHAAAHKHVPLMEASPNEAIKNNVGGTYKMAMAAHLFGVKKFILISSDKAVNPTNVMGASKRICELIIQSFQKKSDTEFVAVRFGNVLGSNGSVIPLFKEQILRGGPVTVTHPDIIRYFMIIPEAVSLVLQAGAYAKGGEIFVLDMGEPVRIADLAENLIRLSGYEPGRDIEIEYTGLRPGEKLYEELLMDEEGLTTTANKLIYIGKQMDIDADDFLTKVLELDNAAKEEAEDIRERIIALIPTYHPENAGAESGNSDKTAMTYVAASKE from the coding sequence ATGAAAAGATTTATAGCAGATCGAAAGCTTTTTATAAGGAGACTTTTTCTTATAATATTGGATGCTCTGTTTATTAACCTGGCATCTTTTCTGGCGTTAATGATACGTTTTGATTTTCGTATCAGTCAGGTGCCGACGAATTATTCAGAAGCAGTTCTTAGTTATGTGTTTATTAATACCCTGCTGACTATTGGTATTTTTGCGGTTTTCAGGCTTTATAACAGTTTGTGGAAATATGCAGGTATTGATGAGCTTACCAATATTCTTTTTGCCTGTGTAACAGCTGGAGCTGTACAGTTAACAGCCATGCATTTTTTCTTAAAGGTTCATGTTCCTAGAAGCTTCTACCCTTTAAGTACTCTCTTTTTATTATTATTTGTTACTCTCGGACGTTTCTTCTATCGTTATGTCAGAAGACTGTCCAGACGAAATTTTGGCGTGGTTAAGGAACGAATTATGGTCATCGGTGCCGGTGAGGCCGGCAGTTATATCATTCGTGAAATTACAAGCAGTGTATATATAAACGGCAGCGTTGTCTGTGCCATTGACGATGATAAGAATAAACTAGGCAGCTATATTCAGGGAGTTAAGGTCGTAGGTGACAGAACCAAAATTCTTGAGTCCGTTGAAAAATATGAGATTACCAATATTATTATCTCTATCCCTTCCGCCAGTCAAAAAACCATCCGTCAAATACTGGAGGTCTGTAAGCAGACGAATTGTAAGCTTAAGATTCTTCCTGGCATGTATCAGCTCATCAACGAAGATATCAGCATTACGAAATTAAGAGATGTTGAAATCGATGACCTTCTTGGCCGTGACCCGGTTAAAATTGATATGGACGAGGTTATGGGTTATGTAAGCGGAAAGGTTATATTAGTTACAGGAGGCGGCGGTTCCATTGGAAGTGAGCTGTGCAGGCAGTTAGCAGGTCATAAACCAAAGCACCTGATCATACTTGATATCTATGAGAACAATGCTTATTCCATCGAACAGGAGCTTAAGAATACGCATCCTGAGCTTAACCTGACTGTGCTTATTGCCTCTGTAAGAAATACGAAAAGAATACATATGATAATGGACAGATTCCGCCCTGAAATTATTTATCATGCTGCTGCTCACAAGCATGTACCTTTAATGGAGGCAAGTCCCAATGAAGCCATTAAGAACAATGTTGGCGGTACCTACAAGATGGCAATGGCGGCTCATTTGTTTGGAGTAAAGAAGTTTATTCTTATTTCCTCTGATAAAGCGGTTAATCCCACTAATGTCATGGGTGCCTCTAAACGTATCTGTGAGCTTATAATTCAATCTTTTCAAAAGAAATCAGATACTGAATTCGTTGCCGTAAGGTTTGGTAACGTACTGGGCAGTAACGGCAGTGTAATTCCTCTGTTCAAGGAGCAGATACTAAGAGGTGGTCCTGTGACAGTTACCCATCCGGATATTATTCGGTATTTTATGATTATACCAGAGGCAGTATCTCTGGTGCTGCAAGCAGGTGCTTATGCCAAAGGCGGAGAAATCTTTGTTCTTGATATGGGGGAACCAGTAAGGATTGCTGATCTTGCAGAGAATCTTATTCGTTTATCAGGATATGAGCCCGGAAGGGATATTGAGATTGAGTATACGGGTCTTCGCCCCGGTGAGAAATTATACGAAGAGCTCTTAATGGATGAAGAAGGACTTACTACAACTGCTAATAAATTAATTTATATTGGAAAACAAATGGATATTGATGCAGATGATTTCCTAACGAAAGTCCTGGAGCTGGACAATGCGGCAAAAGAGGAAGCGGAGGATATTAGAGAGCGGATTATAGCGTTAATACCTACTTACCATCCTGAAAATGCAGGTGCTGAGAGTGGAAATAGTGACAAAACTGCAATGACTTATGTGGCGGCAAGCAAAGAATAA
- a CDS encoding ABC transporter permease — MLKLTAGAGDKLKGFAKYKKTLVLLSMVAPGAIWLILLRYLPMFGIVIAFKEYKIYSKDPSLINNILHSEWVGFKNFKFLFATSDSWVMIRNTLGYNALWIVLGILISVSFAVMLNEITKKFVAKTYQTLMFFPYFLSWVVASYFVLAFLDPTRGLIVNFQKSHGMEVINWYNDPSYWPFILTLASLWKNIGYSTILYLAAITGIDTSQYEAAGIDGASKWQQVWYVTVPHLKTMIIILFIMNVGKIFNADFGLFYSVPMNSGPLFPATQVIDTYVYRTLMSTHSEGMSTAASLMQNIIGFVCIMVTNTIVRKVDKESSLF, encoded by the coding sequence ATGCTTAAGTTAACAGCCGGAGCAGGAGACAAATTAAAAGGTTTTGCCAAATATAAAAAAACCTTAGTGCTGCTCAGTATGGTAGCTCCCGGAGCCATTTGGCTCATTCTGCTGCGTTACTTGCCGATGTTTGGTATTGTAATTGCCTTTAAGGAGTACAAAATATACAGCAAGGACCCTTCACTGATTAATAATATCCTGCATAGTGAATGGGTGGGCTTTAAGAATTTTAAATTCCTGTTTGCTACTTCGGATTCCTGGGTTATGATACGCAATACACTGGGATATAATGCGCTCTGGATTGTACTTGGAATCCTTATATCTGTAAGTTTTGCTGTAATGTTAAATGAAATAACGAAAAAGTTTGTAGCAAAGACATATCAGACCTTAATGTTCTTTCCGTATTTTCTTAGCTGGGTAGTAGCAAGTTATTTTGTCCTGGCATTTTTAGATCCCACCAGAGGGTTAATCGTAAACTTCCAGAAGTCACATGGAATGGAGGTTATAAACTGGTATAATGATCCTTCCTATTGGCCCTTTATACTGACCCTGGCAAGCTTGTGGAAGAATATCGGTTATTCAACTATTCTATACCTGGCAGCGATTACCGGTATTGATACCTCTCAATACGAAGCAGCGGGAATAGATGGTGCCAGCAAATGGCAGCAGGTATGGTATGTTACGGTTCCTCATCTGAAAACAATGATAATCATCCTGTTTATTATGAATGTGGGCAAAATCTTTAATGCTGACTTTGGACTTTTCTATAGTGTTCCTATGAATTCTGGACCTCTATTTCCAGCTACACAGGTTATAGATACCTATGTATACCGAACCCTGATGTCCACTCACAGTGAAGGAATGAGTACTGCTGCCAGCCTTATGCAGAATATTATCGGTTTTGTCTGTATTATGGTTACCAATACAATTGTAAGAAAAGTAGACAAAGAGAGCAGCCTGTTCTAA
- a CDS encoding carbohydrate ABC transporter permease — protein sequence MSSARDTVNISGRKRRLNSVSLTAEVIINIILGLFCLMCIIPFLFVVIISFSSQDSIRSIGFSFIPETWSLEAYQYVMDLGDQLWRSYFNSFFVTILGTGLSVLMCVLYSYALFRKDFKYRTFFTFFSFFTMLFGGGLAPTYMVCKIMLGLSDNYAAMIVPMLVNPFNIIIMRTFFQSSVPTELIESAAIDGSGEYNTLFKIIVPISKPGIATIALLNALAFWNEWFIPMLYVRDAHYIPLQYLLMRMQNQADFLVKNSSLIGAEAAKIMSSIPQDTLRMSLVVLIVLPIACAYPFFQRYIISGLTVGSVKG from the coding sequence ATGAGTTCTGCTAGAGATACAGTCAATATTAGCGGCAGGAAAAGAAGATTGAATTCCGTCAGTCTGACAGCTGAAGTAATAATAAATATCATTCTGGGATTGTTCTGCCTTATGTGCATTATCCCATTTCTATTTGTAGTAATCATATCCTTCAGTTCCCAGGACAGTATCAGGAGCATTGGGTTCTCCTTTATCCCGGAAACCTGGTCACTGGAAGCCTATCAATATGTAATGGATTTAGGCGATCAGCTCTGGAGATCCTATTTCAACAGTTTCTTTGTAACGATTCTTGGTACCGGGCTTAGTGTCTTAATGTGCGTATTGTATTCTTATGCACTTTTTCGCAAGGATTTTAAATACCGTACTTTTTTCACTTTCTTCAGCTTCTTTACCATGCTTTTTGGCGGAGGACTTGCACCTACCTATATGGTATGTAAGATAATGCTCGGTTTAAGTGATAATTATGCAGCAATGATTGTACCAATGCTAGTAAACCCTTTTAACATAATAATCATGAGGACCTTTTTTCAATCCTCAGTTCCTACTGAATTGATCGAGTCAGCAGCTATTGACGGAAGCGGAGAGTACAATACCTTGTTCAAGATTATCGTACCAATATCAAAACCCGGCATTGCTACCATAGCGTTATTAAATGCACTGGCATTCTGGAATGAATGGTTTATTCCCATGCTTTATGTCAGGGATGCTCATTATATTCCACTTCAATATCTTTTGATGAGAATGCAGAATCAAGCGGATTTCCTGGTAAAAAACAGTTCTTTAATAGGTGCGGAGGCGGCCAAGATTATGAGCTCCATACCCCAGGATACCTTGCGAATGTCCCTGGTTGTGTTAATCGTACTGCCTATTGCCTGTGCCTATCCGTTTTTCCAGCGTTACATCATATCAGGACTTACGGTAGGGTCTGTAAAAGGATAA
- a CDS encoding ABC transporter substrate-binding protein: protein MKKVLSMLLVLVLVFSLAACGKNNTEKTSGNNTGSTNKGSSSESGSETDTKGTETESAAADISQPVTLKWYLHGSNVTDDTEVLAKANEYLKEKLNVTLEPIWGTWGDFNDNVTLAINGGDDVDIYFTCSWSADEYNAFAKKGAWVRLDDPNNNLIEKYAPDLWKQLPTVLTDGAKINGSDGYGVYAVPGYKDIATQNCWDINVPLLEKYGYTVDDIKKADYYSFGDILKKVKEGEGADFYPLLVEGAVLERMVNNSIIVTGDSGTINLLSYYMNPVDPSAEGIYGNKILSKFETPEYKKFVEKTREYFLAGYIDPAMGNANQANDTRSAKQLTGGYLIGTQSYALGYEVQATTERGFKVDMVPCTPAYVDTTSSQGAMMAISTSSKNPERAMMFLNLLNTDPYLFTLLEYGVEGVHYNLKDGKVEFTDKRAEYTPWTNGMGNVTQLPPLDGQDINFWDDFKTYYGSAKSIPALGWAYDPTNKQTEMAALANVAAEYALALNTGTVDPAQALPEFIKKLKDNGIDGLVEDANTQLTDYLAAKGK, encoded by the coding sequence ATGAAAAAGGTACTATCAATGCTTCTTGTCCTGGTGCTGGTATTTTCTCTGGCGGCCTGCGGAAAGAACAACACCGAAAAAACTTCCGGAAACAATACGGGAAGTACAAATAAGGGCTCTTCTTCGGAGTCCGGCAGTGAGACTGACACAAAAGGTACTGAAACGGAATCAGCTGCTGCAGACATTTCACAGCCAGTTACCTTAAAATGGTATCTCCATGGAAGCAATGTTACCGATGACACAGAAGTTCTTGCAAAAGCAAACGAATATTTAAAAGAAAAGCTTAATGTAACTCTTGAGCCAATCTGGGGAACCTGGGGTGACTTTAATGACAATGTAACCCTTGCCATTAACGGTGGCGATGATGTAGACATTTATTTTACCTGTTCCTGGAGTGCTGACGAATACAATGCCTTTGCAAAAAAAGGTGCTTGGGTTCGTCTGGATGATCCAAATAACAACCTGATTGAGAAGTATGCGCCAGATCTTTGGAAACAGCTGCCTACTGTACTTACAGATGGTGCCAAGATCAATGGTTCTGATGGTTACGGTGTATATGCAGTACCCGGCTATAAAGATATTGCTACGCAGAACTGCTGGGACATAAATGTGCCTCTTCTTGAGAAATACGGATATACGGTTGATGATATCAAGAAGGCAGATTATTACAGCTTCGGAGATATCCTTAAGAAGGTAAAGGAAGGGGAAGGTGCAGATTTTTACCCTCTGTTAGTTGAAGGTGCCGTATTAGAGAGAATGGTAAATAACTCTATTATCGTAACCGGTGACTCTGGTACCATCAACCTGTTATCTTATTATATGAACCCTGTAGATCCTTCTGCGGAAGGCATTTACGGCAACAAGATCTTAAGCAAGTTCGAAACACCGGAATATAAGAAGTTCGTAGAAAAGACCCGTGAATACTTCCTGGCTGGTTATATTGATCCTGCCATGGGTAATGCAAACCAGGCAAATGATACCCGTAGTGCAAAACAGCTTACCGGTGGATATCTGATCGGAACACAGAGCTATGCACTTGGTTATGAAGTGCAGGCTACCACAGAGCGTGGTTTTAAAGTTGATATGGTTCCCTGTACACCTGCATATGTAGATACAACCTCATCCCAAGGTGCCATGATGGCAATTTCAACTTCTTCCAAGAATCCGGAACGTGCCATGATGTTCTTAAACCTGTTAAATACAGATCCTTATCTTTTCACATTACTGGAATATGGTGTAGAAGGTGTACACTATAATCTAAAAGACGGTAAGGTTGAATTCACAGATAAACGTGCTGAATACACACCTTGGACCAATGGGATGGGTAATGTAACCCAGCTGCCTCCTCTGGACGGCCAGGATATCAACTTCTGGGATGATTTCAAAACTTATTATGGCTCTGCAAAGAGTATACCCGCTTTAGGCTGGGCATACGATCCCACAAACAAGCAGACTGAAATGGCTGCTCTTGCAAATGTAGCAGCAGAATATGCGCTTGCCTTAAATACCGGAACTGTCGATCCGGCACAGGCTTTGCCTGAGTTTATCAAGAAATTAAAAGATAACGGAATCGATGGACTAGTAGAAGATGCTAATACTCAGTTAACGGATTATCTTGCAGCAAAAGGAAAATAG
- a CDS encoding ABC transporter permease: protein MKASTDKLSLRTRKTIAYIKRYWTLYLLLAIPLTYFLVFKYIPMIYIQIAFKKYSIIQNVWDMEWAANHGFEYFIKAFSNRDFLYALRNTLTLNLLDLALGFPAPIILALLLNELVFKRFKRITQTIVYMPHFLSWIIISGLALQLFAPTNGFVNILLNKLGLEAIPFLNDPTHWIFTYIFLGIWQSVGWNTIIYLAAITGINPELYEAAAVDGASRLRKIWHITLPGLRPTIVILLIMSLGRILGSEFDRPFALTNKLVISVSNVISTFVYTYGIRGLQFSLTTAVGLFQSVICVIFLLMANTIAKKFGERGIW, encoded by the coding sequence ATGAAAGCTTCAACCGATAAATTATCTTTAAGAACCAGAAAGACTATCGCATACATAAAGCGTTACTGGACCTTGTATCTTCTTCTGGCAATTCCCCTGACATATTTTCTGGTATTTAAGTATATTCCTATGATCTATATCCAGATTGCCTTCAAGAAATACAGCATTATACAAAATGTCTGGGACATGGAGTGGGCGGCTAATCACGGTTTTGAATATTTTATAAAGGCTTTTTCGAACAGAGATTTTCTCTATGCCCTGCGTAATACCCTGACACTTAATCTTCTTGACCTGGCACTTGGTTTTCCGGCACCGATTATATTGGCACTTTTATTAAATGAGCTGGTATTTAAGCGTTTTAAACGAATTACCCAGACAATAGTATACATGCCCCATTTCCTTTCCTGGATTATTATATCCGGTCTTGCCCTACAGCTTTTTGCACCTACCAACGGATTTGTAAATATACTCTTGAACAAGCTGGGATTAGAAGCCATTCCGTTTTTAAATGATCCGACCCATTGGATATTTACATATATTTTTCTGGGTATCTGGCAGAGTGTAGGTTGGAATACCATTATATATCTGGCAGCCATTACCGGTATAAACCCAGAGCTTTATGAAGCCGCGGCTGTTGACGGAGCTAGCAGATTGAGAAAAATCTGGCATATTACACTGCCGGGGTTAAGACCTACCATTGTAATCTTGCTTATTATGAGTCTCGGAAGAATTCTTGGAAGCGAGTTTGACAGGCCCTTTGCTTTAACAAATAAACTGGTAATAAGTGTATCAAATGTAATATCCACCTTTGTTTACACCTATGGTATCAGAGGTCTGCAATTTTCACTGACCACAGCAGTTGGTTTGTTCCAATCGGTTATTTGCGTGATCTTCCTTCTGATGGCAAATACAATTGCAAAAAAATTTGGTGAACGTGGAATCTGGTAG
- a CDS encoding carbohydrate ABC transporter permease, whose translation MIKSKKTKLGDWIIVGICVLVISVCLIPLLSVLARSLSSPEALIRNKVLLIPVGFNLEAYKTVLVDAKYIWSIAWTAILAVVFTIVSMLMTVLCAYPLIYDNLKGKAFFNTVIILTMYFNAGAIPSYLLIKDINLLNTPLVLIIPGCLSVFNMIIMRSFFYGIPDSLRESAQIDGAGFLQVLVKIYLPLSTPVIATLSLFYAVGRWNGFSDALMYMNNRKFYPIQLLLYNILNNMMQVEVATQEGFSAPGLSETLKAATVIFATVPILLVYPWLQKYFIAGVTLGAIKE comes from the coding sequence ATGATTAAATCAAAGAAAACAAAATTAGGTGACTGGATTATTGTTGGGATCTGTGTTCTGGTAATTTCAGTATGCCTTATTCCGCTCTTGAGTGTACTGGCACGTTCCTTAAGCTCTCCGGAAGCCTTAATCCGCAATAAGGTGCTCCTGATTCCCGTAGGATTTAATCTGGAGGCATATAAGACCGTATTAGTGGATGCCAAGTATATTTGGTCCATTGCATGGACTGCAATATTAGCAGTGGTATTTACGATTGTATCCATGCTAATGACAGTTTTGTGCGCGTATCCTCTGATCTACGATAATTTAAAAGGAAAGGCATTTTTTAATACGGTGATTATTCTGACTATGTACTTTAATGCCGGTGCAATCCCCAGCTATCTGCTGATAAAGGATATAAATCTGTTAAATACCCCCCTGGTATTGATAATTCCCGGATGTTTAAGTGTATTTAACATGATCATAATGCGAAGTTTCTTTTACGGGATACCAGACAGTCTCAGAGAATCCGCACAGATTGATGGAGCAGGCTTTCTTCAGGTGCTGGTGAAAATTTATCTGCCCTTGTCCACTCCTGTAATAGCTACCCTTTCTCTTTTTTATGCAGTGGGCCGCTGGAATGGATTTTCAGATGCCTTAATGTATATGAATAACCGGAAGTTTTATCCCATACAGCTGCTTCTGTATAATATTTTAAATAATATGATGCAGGTCGAGGTTGCGACCCAGGAAGGCTTTAGTGCACCAGGTCTGTCAGAAACCTTAAAGGCGGCTACTGTAATCTTTGCAACGGTACCAATATTGCTGGTCTATCCCTGGCTGCAGAAATATTTTATAGCAGGTGTAACCTTAGGTGCGATAAAGGAATAG
- a CDS encoding extracellular solute-binding protein, translating into MRKLISVLLVSILIVLSLTACGGKGNSNNTPAVSKETNTDKKGEVTPTKEAEDKNAEIVDGKFTTTRKITVEVFDRGNDGGSKPEDNFYTDFIKEGMLRDHNVEVTFVPVPRWTEVEQINNLLAAGDAPDICVTYDYSTIQTYANMGGVTDLNSYVNDNKDILPNLWGLLQETNINWDKDPQAGTIWALEARLANSARINTFVREDWLKKLNLSEPTTLEEFESMLKAFKENASTLLGAEADKMVPFSISFDVGWRADHLIASFVPNGISDKDKYINGFDDRKLLYPGIKNGIQVLNKWYNEGLVWKDFPLYGSGDPTEDNMMKAGYVGAFIHNWDYPYRNGEDSINNNLKRLVGEDAGYVAVMPFKNEAGLYTKFLPGPIDRKIFFPATNDEPVASMLYLDWISNLENRIFLQTGEEGVTHEKMEDGSIKTMAATGEKIMNSQNNIDYTITINGLDLGNEELTVKSIALSYVGVTPSYIEKAFKLSTYDGVYENKYNVGEIKSEEGMGTALSEKRNTLLTQSIVAESGKFDSVFDSGFADYLNSGGQAIIDERKAAFEKTFEK; encoded by the coding sequence ATGAGAAAGCTGATTTCTGTTTTGCTTGTAAGTATACTGATAGTACTTTCACTTACGGCATGCGGCGGCAAGGGGAACTCAAACAATACGCCGGCGGTATCCAAGGAAACAAATACGGATAAAAAAGGAGAAGTAACTCCGACAAAAGAAGCAGAAGATAAGAATGCAGAAATAGTGGACGGTAAATTCACGACTACCAGAAAGATTACGGTGGAAGTATTTGACCGTGGCAATGACGGTGGCTCCAAACCGGAGGATAATTTTTACACAGATTTTATCAAAGAGGGTATGCTAAGAGATCATAATGTAGAAGTAACTTTTGTACCGGTACCCCGCTGGACGGAGGTAGAGCAGATAAACAACCTGCTGGCAGCAGGAGATGCACCGGATATTTGTGTTACCTATGATTATTCTACTATCCAGACCTATGCTAATATGGGTGGTGTTACCGATTTAAATTCCTATGTAAATGATAACAAAGACATACTTCCCAATCTCTGGGGTTTACTACAGGAAACAAATATCAACTGGGATAAAGATCCCCAGGCCGGAACAATCTGGGCACTAGAGGCCAGACTGGCCAATTCCGCCCGTATCAATACCTTTGTAAGAGAAGACTGGCTAAAGAAGTTGAATCTTTCAGAACCCACTACACTGGAAGAGTTTGAGAGTATGCTAAAAGCCTTTAAGGAGAATGCTTCAACCCTCCTTGGTGCAGAAGCAGATAAAATGGTACCTTTCTCCATCAGCTTTGATGTTGGCTGGAGAGCAGACCATCTGATTGCCTCCTTTGTACCGAATGGTATATCCGACAAAGATAAATACATTAATGGCTTTGATGACAGGAAGCTCTTGTATCCGGGCATTAAGAACGGTATACAGGTATTAAATAAATGGTACAACGAAGGCTTGGTATGGAAGGATTTCCCCTTATACGGTTCTGGTGACCCTACAGAAGATAACATGATGAAAGCCGGATATGTGGGAGCTTTTATACATAACTGGGATTATCCTTATCGTAACGGAGAAGACAGTATAAACAATAATCTGAAACGTCTTGTAGGAGAAGATGCAGGTTATGTAGCGGTAATGCCCTTTAAGAATGAAGCAGGCCTTTATACGAAGTTCCTGCCGGGACCGATTGACCGAAAAATCTTCTTCCCCGCAACCAATGATGAGCCAGTTGCCTCCATGTTATACCTGGATTGGATCAGTAACCTTGAAAACCGTATCTTTTTACAGACCGGTGAAGAAGGTGTAACCCATGAAAAAATGGAAGACGGAAGTATTAAGACAATGGCAGCTACCGGTGAGAAGATCATGAATTCTCAGAATAACATTGACTATACCATAACCATAAATGGACTGGATCTTGGAAATGAGGAATTGACAGTAAAATCCATTGCATTAAGCTACGTGGGAGTGACTCCCAGCTATATTGAGAAAGCCTTCAAACTTTCCACCTATGACGGTGTTTATGAGAATAAATATAATGTGGGTGAAATTAAGTCAGAAGAAGGAATGGGAACAGCGCTTAGTGAGAAACGTAATACGTTATTGACCCAATCAATTGTAGCCGAAAGCGGTAAATTTGATTCTGTTTTTGACAGCGGATTTGCAGATTACTTAAATTCTGGCGGTCAGGCAATTATTGATGAACGCAAGGCGGCCTTTGAAAAGACCTTTGAAAAGTAA